The Triticum aestivum cultivar Chinese Spring chromosome 7B, IWGSC CS RefSeq v2.1, whole genome shotgun sequence genome window below encodes:
- the LOC123162671 gene encoding probable transcriptional regulator SLK3 isoform X1, whose product MSGAPRSNLGLVPRDMNGSLPVSTTNSSGPSIGVSSLVTDGNSSLSGGAQFQQSTSMNADSFMRLPASPMSFSSNNISGSSVIDGSIMQQSPPQEQMQKRRASSVTSQPVIDAAAAFHAQKKPRVDIRQDDILQQQLIQQLLQGQSSLHLQGQHNPQLQALIRQHKLAQIQQQQQHQLSQQFPQHQHSQVGIPRQPQLRPPLAQPGIQLAGPVRTPVESGLCSRRLMQYLYHKRYRPDNNPITYWRKLIDEYFAPRSRERWCVSSYEKPGNTSVAIPQTCPGTWRCDICNTHSGKGYEATSEILPRLCQIRFDHGVKDEYLFLDMPNEFRLPNGLLLLEHAKVVQKSIYEHQHVTHEGQLRIIFTPELKIMSWEFCSRKHDEYVTRKFLTDQVTHMLRATQNYQATVTKNGPAGLSNDEAQNACNQFASASRQLAKNIDHHSLNEHGLSKRYVRCLQISEVVNHMKDLIEFSHKNKLGPIEGLKNYSKLTAGPKLTVQNLHDSKAVKTEISPHVNNEVPGVGAISNNPQNPAAQSNYQHMLRSSSANQLLQQEASQNAAAMNSYQNMFRSSSANQGLLQQEASQNAAALNNYQNMLRGSSPNQSLLQQEASSIFKGPTAVHSGIQLEASRSFRAAQLGQFQHPMSFQQGMSQHQHNNFQGLGASPQFQQHVINQLLQEAKNTNSRALAHQQQQQQHHQQQQQQQQQHQQQQQSPSTPNANGGLASGAAVANTAASGEQAQHMNNGTAKGAALMGMTGPSNLINSGAGMVQRSSSFKSVSSNPAASGGNAATPKVESVHDMDDLEHLISHELVESGLFMGEQPGDGGFSWNI is encoded by the exons ATGTCCGGGGCCCCACGCTCCAACCTTGGACTTGTTCCCAGGGACATGAATGGTAGCCTTCCAGTTAGTACTACAAATTCCTCTGGGCCAAGCATTGGTGTTAGCTCTTTGGTGACCGATGGCAACTCATCACTTTCTGGAGGTGCCCAGTTTCAGCAAAGTACGAGCATGAATGCTGATTCGTTCATGCGCCTTCCTGCCTCTCCGATGTCGTTTTCATCCAATAACATTTCTGGCTCTTCAGTCATTGATGGCTCCATCATGCAGCAAAGTCCACCCCAAGAGCAGATGCAGAAGCGGAGAGCATCTAGTGTAACATCACAACCTGTGATTGATGCTGCTGCCGCATTTCATGCTCAAAAGAAGCCAAGAGTTGATATTCGGCAAGATGATATCTTGCAACAACAGTtgattcaacagctgctccaaGGTCAGAGTTCTCTTCATCTCCAGGGTCAGCATAACCCACAGCTTCAAGCCTTGATCCGGCAGCATAAACTGGCACAAattcagcaacaacagcagcatcAGTTATCACAACAATTTCCTCAGCATCAACATTCTCAAGTTGGCATACCTCGGCAGCCACAGTTGAGGCCGCCGCTAGCACAGCCTGGAATTCAGCTAGCTGGACCTGTTAGGACTCCTGTCGAGAGCGGGCTTTGTTCCCGAAGGTTAATGCAGTATTTGTATCACAAGCGTTACCGGCCAGAT AATAATCCCATAACATACTGGAGGAAGCTCATTGATGAATATTTTGCACCACGATCAAGAGAAAGATGGTGTGTGTCATCATATGAAAAACCAGGGAATACCTCGGTTGCTATTCCACAGACATGCCCG GGTACATGGCGTTGTGATATTTGTAATACGCATTCGGGGAAAGGATACG AGGCTACCTCTGAAATACTTCCTAGACTCTGTCAAATTAGATTTGACCACGGTGTTAAGGATGAATATCTGTTCCTTGACATGCCGAACGAGTTCCGGTTGCCCAACGGACTGCTGCTCCTGGAGCATGCTAAAGTTGTTCAGAAGAGCATCTATGAACACCAACATGTCACACATGAGGGACAACTGAGAATAATATTCACTCCAGAACTAAAG ATTATGTCCTGGGAGTTCTGTTCACGGAAACACGACGAGTATGTCACTCGCAAGTTTCTAACAGACCAG GTTACACATATGCTGCGTGCTACCCAGAATTACCAAGCCACTGTCACTAAAAATGGTCCTGCTGGCCTATCGAACGACGAGGCACAAAACGCTTGCAACCA GTTTGCGTCAGCATCACGACAACTAGCGAAAAATATAGATCACCACAGCCTAAATGAGCATGGACTTTCTAAAAGATATGTTCGCTGTTTGCAG ATATCAGAGGTGGTGAATCACATGAAGGATCTAATTGAGTTCAGCCACAAGAACAAGCTCGGCCCTATAG AGGGCCTGAAGAACTATTCCAAACTAACTGCTGGACCAAAGCTCACGGTGCAGAATTTGCATGACTCAAAGGCGGTCAAAACAGAAATAAGCCCCCATGTGAATAACGAGGTTCCAGGTGTTGGAGCAATTAGTAATAATCCGCAGAATCCTGCAGCACAAAGCAATTACCAACATATGCTGAGAAGCTCAAGTGCAAATCAGTTGCTTCAGCAGGAGGCATCACAGAATGCTGCGGCAATGAACAGTTACCAGAATATGTTTAGAAGCTCAAGCGCAAATCAGGGCTTGCTCCAGCAGGAGGCATCTCAGAATGCTGCTGCGCTAAACAATTACCAGAATATGCTTAGAGGCTCAAGCCCGAATCAAAGTTTGCTTCAGCAGGAGGCATCGAGTATCTTCAAAGGTCCTACAGCAGTGCACAGTGGCATTCAGCTGGAAGCATCTAGGTCGTTCCGTGCGGCTCAGCTTGGGCAATTCCAGCATCCCATGTCGTTCCAGCAAGGTATGTCCCAGCACCAGCATAACAATTTCCAAGGCCTGGGCGCTAGTCCACAATTCCAGCAGCATGTGATCAATCAGCTGCTGCAAGAAGCCAAGAACACCAATAGCCGCGCTCTTGCTcatcagcaacaacagcagcagcaccatcaacagcagcagcagcagcagcagcaacatcaaCAGCAACAGCAGTCTCCTAGCACTCCCAATGCAAATGGTGGTCTTGCATCTGGAGCCGCGGTCGCCAACACCGCTGCTAGCGGAGAGCAGGCACAGCACATGAATAATGGCACAGCAAAGGGCGCTGCTTTGATGGGTATGACGGGGCCTAGTAATCTGATCAACAGTGGAGCTGGCATGGTCCAGCGAAGCAGCAGTTTCAAGTCAGTGAGCAGCAACCCGGCCGCTTCTGGTGGCAATGCGGCGACCCCAAAGGTGGAGTCTGTGCATGACATGGACGACCTGGAACATCTCATCTCCCACGAACTTGTGGAGAGCGGTCTGTTCATGGGGGAGCAGCCGGGGGACGGTGGCTTCTCGTGGAACATCTGA
- the LOC123162671 gene encoding probable transcriptional regulator SLK3 isoform X2: MATHHFLEVPSFSKQSPPQEQMQKRRASSVTSQPVIDAAAAFHAQKKPRVDIRQDDILQQQLIQQLLQGQSSLHLQGQHNPQLQALIRQHKLAQIQQQQQHQLSQQFPQHQHSQVGIPRQPQLRPPLAQPGIQLAGPVRTPVESGLCSRRLMQYLYHKRYRPDNNPITYWRKLIDEYFAPRSRERWCVSSYEKPGNTSVAIPQTCPGTWRCDICNTHSGKGYEATSEILPRLCQIRFDHGVKDEYLFLDMPNEFRLPNGLLLLEHAKVVQKSIYEHQHVTHEGQLRIIFTPELKIMSWEFCSRKHDEYVTRKFLTDQVTHMLRATQNYQATVTKNGPAGLSNDEAQNACNQFASASRQLAKNIDHHSLNEHGLSKRYVRCLQISEVVNHMKDLIEFSHKNKLGPIEGLKNYSKLTAGPKLTVQNLHDSKAVKTEISPHVNNEVPGVGAISNNPQNPAAQSNYQHMLRSSSANQLLQQEASQNAAAMNSYQNMFRSSSANQGLLQQEASQNAAALNNYQNMLRGSSPNQSLLQQEASSIFKGPTAVHSGIQLEASRSFRAAQLGQFQHPMSFQQGMSQHQHNNFQGLGASPQFQQHVINQLLQEAKNTNSRALAHQQQQQQHHQQQQQQQQQHQQQQQSPSTPNANGGLASGAAVANTAASGEQAQHMNNGTAKGAALMGMTGPSNLINSGAGMVQRSSSFKSVSSNPAASGGNAATPKVESVHDMDDLEHLISHELVESGLFMGEQPGDGGFSWNI; this comes from the exons ATGGCAACTCATCACTTTCTGGAGGTGCCCAGTTTCAGCAAA CAAAGTCCACCCCAAGAGCAGATGCAGAAGCGGAGAGCATCTAGTGTAACATCACAACCTGTGATTGATGCTGCTGCCGCATTTCATGCTCAAAAGAAGCCAAGAGTTGATATTCGGCAAGATGATATCTTGCAACAACAGTtgattcaacagctgctccaaGGTCAGAGTTCTCTTCATCTCCAGGGTCAGCATAACCCACAGCTTCAAGCCTTGATCCGGCAGCATAAACTGGCACAAattcagcaacaacagcagcatcAGTTATCACAACAATTTCCTCAGCATCAACATTCTCAAGTTGGCATACCTCGGCAGCCACAGTTGAGGCCGCCGCTAGCACAGCCTGGAATTCAGCTAGCTGGACCTGTTAGGACTCCTGTCGAGAGCGGGCTTTGTTCCCGAAGGTTAATGCAGTATTTGTATCACAAGCGTTACCGGCCAGAT AATAATCCCATAACATACTGGAGGAAGCTCATTGATGAATATTTTGCACCACGATCAAGAGAAAGATGGTGTGTGTCATCATATGAAAAACCAGGGAATACCTCGGTTGCTATTCCACAGACATGCCCG GGTACATGGCGTTGTGATATTTGTAATACGCATTCGGGGAAAGGATACG AGGCTACCTCTGAAATACTTCCTAGACTCTGTCAAATTAGATTTGACCACGGTGTTAAGGATGAATATCTGTTCCTTGACATGCCGAACGAGTTCCGGTTGCCCAACGGACTGCTGCTCCTGGAGCATGCTAAAGTTGTTCAGAAGAGCATCTATGAACACCAACATGTCACACATGAGGGACAACTGAGAATAATATTCACTCCAGAACTAAAG ATTATGTCCTGGGAGTTCTGTTCACGGAAACACGACGAGTATGTCACTCGCAAGTTTCTAACAGACCAG GTTACACATATGCTGCGTGCTACCCAGAATTACCAAGCCACTGTCACTAAAAATGGTCCTGCTGGCCTATCGAACGACGAGGCACAAAACGCTTGCAACCA GTTTGCGTCAGCATCACGACAACTAGCGAAAAATATAGATCACCACAGCCTAAATGAGCATGGACTTTCTAAAAGATATGTTCGCTGTTTGCAG ATATCAGAGGTGGTGAATCACATGAAGGATCTAATTGAGTTCAGCCACAAGAACAAGCTCGGCCCTATAG AGGGCCTGAAGAACTATTCCAAACTAACTGCTGGACCAAAGCTCACGGTGCAGAATTTGCATGACTCAAAGGCGGTCAAAACAGAAATAAGCCCCCATGTGAATAACGAGGTTCCAGGTGTTGGAGCAATTAGTAATAATCCGCAGAATCCTGCAGCACAAAGCAATTACCAACATATGCTGAGAAGCTCAAGTGCAAATCAGTTGCTTCAGCAGGAGGCATCACAGAATGCTGCGGCAATGAACAGTTACCAGAATATGTTTAGAAGCTCAAGCGCAAATCAGGGCTTGCTCCAGCAGGAGGCATCTCAGAATGCTGCTGCGCTAAACAATTACCAGAATATGCTTAGAGGCTCAAGCCCGAATCAAAGTTTGCTTCAGCAGGAGGCATCGAGTATCTTCAAAGGTCCTACAGCAGTGCACAGTGGCATTCAGCTGGAAGCATCTAGGTCGTTCCGTGCGGCTCAGCTTGGGCAATTCCAGCATCCCATGTCGTTCCAGCAAGGTATGTCCCAGCACCAGCATAACAATTTCCAAGGCCTGGGCGCTAGTCCACAATTCCAGCAGCATGTGATCAATCAGCTGCTGCAAGAAGCCAAGAACACCAATAGCCGCGCTCTTGCTcatcagcaacaacagcagcagcaccatcaacagcagcagcagcagcagcagcaacatcaaCAGCAACAGCAGTCTCCTAGCACTCCCAATGCAAATGGTGGTCTTGCATCTGGAGCCGCGGTCGCCAACACCGCTGCTAGCGGAGAGCAGGCACAGCACATGAATAATGGCACAGCAAAGGGCGCTGCTTTGATGGGTATGACGGGGCCTAGTAATCTGATCAACAGTGGAGCTGGCATGGTCCAGCGAAGCAGCAGTTTCAAGTCAGTGAGCAGCAACCCGGCCGCTTCTGGTGGCAATGCGGCGACCCCAAAGGTGGAGTCTGTGCATGACATGGACGACCTGGAACATCTCATCTCCCACGAACTTGTGGAGAGCGGTCTGTTCATGGGGGAGCAGCCGGGGGACGGTGGCTTCTCGTGGAACATCTGA